From a region of the Parus major isolate Abel chromosome 6, Parus_major1.1, whole genome shotgun sequence genome:
- the TMEM273 gene encoding transmembrane protein 273, producing MKTWVKPLCCHNFIMTLLTSWIPAPTAILLLHFWRAKVYASGNPEEEIDYTYVIIGATLGAVLAIGFVAVIICMIKSKMIDNVFGESDGKMDRRSNTGSSQNR from the exons ATGAAAACTTGGGTGAAACCACTCTGTTGTCACAACTTCATAATGACCTTACTAACAAGCTGGATACCAGCCCCAACAGCAATTCTTCTCTTAC ATTTTTGGAGAGCAAAGGTATATGCTTCTGGAAACCCAGAGGAGGAAATAG ATTACACATATGTTATTATAGGAGCTACTCTGGGAGCAGTTCTAGCAATCGGTTTTGTAGCAGTAATAATCTGCATGATCAAATCCAAAATGATTGACAATGTCTTTGGAG AGTCAGATGGCAAAATGGATAGAAG